In the Anaerosporomusa subterranea genome, one interval contains:
- a CDS encoding FliA/WhiG family RNA polymerase sigma factor, with product MIERTGLQATEIADLWLEYHRQRRPEIREKLIANYLSLVKLVAGRIAVGLPMHIDKDDLVSNGFFGLLDAIERFDPLRNIKFETYAVSRIRGSILDSLRAQDWAPISVRQKAKKYEQTLATLEAQLGRSATDEEVAKTLEISLDQLYSMLAQLNAAAIIPLDEFIKDESLTNSTISPLQYVEDEAVKTTLAEAIDALPEKERIIVSLYYYDGLTLKEISLVLKLTEARISQLHTKAILRLRGALTRIQSSLI from the coding sequence ATGATAGAACGTACTGGTCTTCAGGCGACGGAAATCGCCGATCTTTGGTTAGAATACCATCGGCAAAGGCGACCTGAAATCAGAGAAAAATTAATCGCGAATTATTTATCACTTGTTAAATTAGTGGCCGGACGTATCGCAGTCGGGCTGCCAATGCATATTGACAAGGATGATTTGGTCAGTAACGGTTTCTTTGGCCTGCTTGATGCCATTGAGCGATTCGATCCACTTCGAAACATTAAGTTTGAAACCTACGCTGTATCTCGCATCCGTGGTTCGATTCTTGATTCTCTGCGAGCTCAGGATTGGGCGCCAATTAGTGTTAGACAGAAGGCAAAGAAATACGAACAAACACTTGCGACATTAGAGGCCCAGTTAGGCCGCTCTGCAACTGATGAGGAAGTTGCAAAAACACTTGAGATCAGCCTCGACCAATTATATAGCATGCTTGCGCAGCTTAATGCCGCCGCAATCATTCCACTAGATGAGTTTATCAAAGACGAGTCTTTGACCAATAGTACGATCAGCCCATTACAATATGTTGAGGATGAAGCTGTAAAAACCACCTTAGCTGAAGCAATTGATGCATTGCCGGAAAAGGAGCGAATTATTGTTTCTTTATATTATTATGATGGGCTTACACTGAAAGAAATCAGCCTTGTGCTGAAGCTTACTGAAGCACGTATTTCTCAATTGCATACAAAAGCAATTCTTCGTCTTAGGGGG
- a CDS encoding chemotaxis protein CheD encodes MSELIKVGMADYKVGRAPASLITYGLGSCIGIAIYDPATKVGGLAHIMLPDSKQARSSENPAKFADTAIPLMVNDMIKLGASKMRLRAKIAGGAQMFTFSNLTDIMRIGERNAESVRIVLKALDISIIADDTGGNYGRTVELKLDSGGFRIKTIDKGEKEL; translated from the coding sequence ATGTCAGAACTGATTAAGGTCGGTATGGCAGACTATAAAGTGGGTCGCGCTCCTGCAAGTCTTATTACCTATGGACTTGGCTCTTGCATTGGAATCGCTATTTATGATCCTGCAACAAAAGTTGGCGGTTTGGCTCATATTATGTTGCCTGACAGTAAACAGGCGCGCTCATCGGAAAATCCAGCTAAATTCGCGGATACAGCCATTCCGCTAATGGTTAATGATATGATTAAATTGGGTGCGAGCAAGATGCGGTTACGAGCCAAAATTGCAGGCGGAGCGCAAATGTTTACGTTCTCAAATTTAACAGATATCATGCGCATTGGTGAGCGTAATGCTGAGTCTGTGCGGATAGTGTTAAAAGCATTAGATATTTCAATTATTGCTGATGATACTGGAGGGAATTACGGTCGAACAGTAGAATTAAAGCTTGATAGTGGTGGTTTCCGTATCAAAACGATTGATAAAGGAGAAAAGGAATTGTAA
- a CDS encoding chemotaxis protein CheC, producing MSEEILKLSEMQIDALREVGNVGAGNAATALSQIINRQIDMTVPRVTIMPLGDVPDVVGGPDAMVAGVYFRVFGPAPGSILFLLPRESAFSLVDMLMGREKGHTQALNSLDESALMEIGNILSGAYLNALSYFTKFTLLPSIPALAVDMAGAILSIILIQIGQMGDHALVIETEFTSAGGGVKGHFFLIPDPGSLNVILTAIGVKE from the coding sequence ATGTCAGAGGAAATACTTAAACTTTCAGAAATGCAAATTGATGCCTTACGGGAAGTTGGAAATGTGGGGGCTGGTAATGCGGCAACAGCTCTTTCACAAATTATCAACCGTCAAATTGATATGACTGTTCCAAGAGTAACTATTATGCCACTAGGAGATGTCCCGGACGTTGTCGGTGGACCGGATGCGATGGTAGCTGGTGTATATTTTCGCGTTTTTGGTCCTGCACCAGGCAGCATCTTGTTTCTGCTCCCTCGCGAAAGTGCTTTTTCTCTAGTGGACATGCTTATGGGGCGTGAAAAAGGGCATACTCAGGCGCTAAATTCCCTGGATGAATCTGCCCTAATGGAGATAGGCAACATTCTATCTGGCGCATATTTGAATGCACTCTCGTATTTTACTAAGTTTACTCTGCTACCTTCGATTCCTGCCTTGGCAGTAGATATGGCTGGGGCTATTCTCAGTATTATTCTAATCCAGATTGGCCAAATGGGTGATCACGCTCTAGTCATTGAAACAGAATTCACTTCAGCAGGCGGTGGAGTAAAAGGCCACTTTTTTCTAATTCCTGACCCCGGCTCACTCAACGTCATCTTAACGGCAATAGGGGTGAAGGAATGA
- a CDS encoding chemotaxis protein CheW, whose amino-acid sequence MEQAAYAGEESQLVVFKLDKEEYGISILQVQEIKRMTDITRVPHTPDYIKGVINLRGSVLPVLDLKKRLGLPNGEYTDNTRIIIVNLHDMAVGLIVDGVSEVTAMGTEQIESSQSVAGVNGSSFISGVGKLDNRLLILLNLDTIIIGGQEEKVASL is encoded by the coding sequence ATGGAACAAGCAGCATATGCTGGAGAAGAATCACAATTAGTTGTATTTAAGTTAGATAAAGAGGAATATGGGATAAGTATCCTTCAAGTCCAAGAAATCAAGCGTATGACAGATATTACTCGGGTGCCTCATACACCAGATTATATTAAGGGAGTAATAAATCTACGAGGCAGTGTTTTACCTGTGTTGGATCTAAAAAAACGACTTGGGCTTCCTAATGGCGAATATACTGACAATACCCGAATTATTATCGTGAATTTACATGATATGGCAGTAGGATTAATTGTCGATGGAGTCTCTGAAGTAACAGCAATGGGGACTGAGCAAATTGAGTCTTCGCAATCTGTCGCCGGAGTCAATGGCTCGAGCTTTATCAGTGGAGTCGGAAAATTGGACAACAGATTACTTATTCTGCTTAACCTTGACACCATTATTATCGGCGGCCAGGAAGAAAAAGTGGCATCACTCTGA
- a CDS encoding chemotaxis protein CheA, which produces MSIDMDQYMGMFLEESKEHLQALNRCLLDLENDPQNLGLLDEIFRSAHTIKGMSATMGFAPIAELTHEMENILDMLRKSQLTADHDIIDTLFNCIDMLEQQVESVANNTGQAPDIHALVSQLSSLAKGEKPSHVIPVKSSEPSTTDSPTEPVACTHLSESELYVIKAAEHKGYQAFEVQVILKKTCLLKSARAYMVMRALEELGEVIKSVPSTEDLEKEQFEYEFQVILLSDADPEKISQTVQSISEIETVVLLPCLDMIAHPETGNVQQINSLPVTASEKPQANTTTQQDKKIKGGQSVRVDIDKLDSLLNLVGELVINKTRLEQIGITHKLSDLVETIEQMDRVTTDLQAVVMKVRMVPVGQVFNRFPRMVRDLSHELSKEINLVIQGEETELDRTVIDEIGDPLVHLLRNAIDHGIEEPLLRRQSGKNPIGEVRLIARHEGNHVVIAVEDDGSGINPEVIRRKAVEKGLISQADAEKMDNAEAVRMVFLPGFSTADIVTDISGRGVGMDAVKTKIESLGGTVEVETKQNQGSRFKIRLPLTLAIIQALLVAVGEEKYAIPLGSIDSTINIQPSDIKTVQNQEVILLRGQIIPIVRLANILSVPGIQSEQQELFVVVVHMGDHRAGIIVDTLIGQQEIVIKSLGKLLAGIKSIAGATILGDGQVALILDVGALMQ; this is translated from the coding sequence ATGAGTATCGATATGGATCAATATATGGGCATGTTTCTTGAAGAATCCAAAGAGCATCTACAGGCCTTGAATCGCTGTTTGTTGGATTTAGAAAATGATCCTCAGAACTTAGGCCTACTTGATGAAATCTTCCGCAGTGCTCACACCATCAAAGGCATGTCTGCAACGATGGGCTTTGCTCCAATCGCTGAGCTCACGCACGAGATGGAGAATATTCTCGACATGCTGCGGAAATCTCAACTTACGGCAGATCATGATATTATTGACACTCTGTTTAACTGTATTGACATGCTGGAACAACAAGTAGAGAGCGTAGCAAATAATACAGGCCAAGCTCCAGATATTCACGCATTAGTTAGTCAACTAAGCAGTTTGGCTAAAGGTGAAAAACCTTCGCATGTCATACCAGTCAAGTCCTCGGAACCTAGTACAACCGACTCTCCAACCGAACCAGTAGCTTGTACTCACCTGAGCGAGTCTGAACTCTATGTCATAAAAGCGGCAGAGCATAAAGGATACCAGGCTTTTGAAGTACAGGTCATATTAAAAAAGACCTGCCTATTGAAATCGGCGCGCGCCTATATGGTTATGCGAGCCTTGGAAGAGTTGGGTGAGGTTATAAAAAGCGTACCATCCACTGAGGATCTAGAAAAAGAACAGTTTGAATATGAATTTCAAGTCATCCTTTTGAGTGACGCTGACCCTGAGAAGATTTCCCAGACAGTTCAGTCTATATCAGAAATTGAAACAGTCGTACTACTACCATGTCTGGATATGATTGCACATCCGGAGACTGGCAATGTTCAACAAATAAACAGTTTGCCAGTAACTGCTTCAGAAAAGCCTCAGGCAAATACCACTACACAGCAAGATAAAAAAATCAAAGGTGGCCAATCAGTTCGCGTTGATATTGATAAGCTCGACAGCCTGCTCAATCTAGTCGGTGAATTGGTTATAAACAAAACTCGGTTGGAACAGATTGGAATCACGCATAAACTCTCTGATTTAGTTGAAACCATTGAGCAGATGGATAGAGTGACAACCGATCTGCAAGCAGTTGTCATGAAAGTCCGAATGGTTCCTGTTGGACAGGTATTCAATCGTTTTCCCCGAATGGTTCGTGACTTATCGCATGAGTTATCAAAAGAAATAAATTTGGTGATTCAAGGTGAAGAGACTGAATTGGATAGGACTGTCATCGATGAAATAGGTGATCCACTTGTTCATCTATTGCGTAATGCCATTGACCACGGCATTGAGGAACCATTGCTTCGCCGCCAAAGTGGAAAAAATCCAATTGGCGAAGTGCGATTGATTGCCCGTCATGAGGGCAATCATGTCGTTATTGCAGTTGAAGATGATGGAAGTGGAATTAATCCAGAGGTCATTCGGCGCAAAGCAGTTGAGAAAGGACTCATCAGTCAGGCCGATGCCGAAAAAATGGACAATGCAGAAGCTGTCCGCATGGTGTTCTTGCCTGGATTTTCTACTGCTGACATCGTAACCGACATCTCTGGGCGCGGCGTTGGAATGGATGCAGTTAAAACAAAGATCGAGTCTCTTGGCGGTACGGTAGAGGTTGAGACTAAACAAAACCAAGGAAGCCGTTTTAAAATTCGTTTGCCTCTGACCTTAGCGATTATACAGGCCTTACTGGTGGCAGTTGGTGAAGAGAAGTATGCAATTCCACTAGGATCTATTGACAGCACGATTAATATCCAACCGAGCGATATTAAAACAGTTCAAAATCAAGAAGTAATTTTATTAAGAGGCCAGATTATTCCTATTGTGCGTCTGGCAAATATCCTTTCAGTTCCTGGTATTCAAAGTGAGCAACAAGAACTATTTGTGGTCGTTGTACATATGGGTGATCATCGTGCCGGTATTATTGTGGACACGCTTATTGGGCAACAGGAAATTGTCATTAAATCTTTGGGGAAATTGCTTGCTGGCATCAAATCGATTGCCGGTGCCACGATTCTTGGCGATGGCCAAGTGGCTTTAATTCTCGATGTTGGCGCTTTAATGCAATAG
- a CDS encoding protein-glutamate methylesterase/protein-glutamine glutaminase, protein MIKILIVDDSAFMRKLLSDVFAAESDFRVLDTARNGKDAIDKVKKLKPDIVTLDVEMPILDGIKALETIMRECPLPVVMISSLTHAGAEATLQALDAGAVDFIAKIAGPISNIAGIRQEIVDKCRAAARVDVSRLCHKGSVRAPNPVYPSPVISPALPERIIAIGTSTGGPRALQEILTRLPGNLGCGIVIVQHMPPGFTKSLADRLNSLSALEVKEAETNDIIRPGLVLIAPGDSHMTLARSGAQTIIVLGKEPPIGGHRPAVDPMMESVAKIYGAGAIGVLLTGMGHDGAKGMQQIKRQNGITIAEHASTTVVNGMPKSAIELGVVDVVMPLHDIAAEIVKKTQSKTGGV, encoded by the coding sequence ATGATTAAAATTCTTATCGTCGATGATTCAGCGTTTATGCGTAAACTCTTAAGCGATGTTTTTGCTGCCGAATCAGATTTTCGTGTTCTGGATACTGCGCGTAATGGCAAGGATGCGATCGATAAGGTTAAAAAGCTAAAGCCAGATATAGTCACATTAGATGTGGAAATGCCAATACTTGATGGTATCAAAGCGCTGGAAACCATTATGCGTGAGTGTCCTCTGCCGGTCGTCATGATTAGCAGTCTAACACACGCAGGGGCAGAAGCGACCCTGCAAGCTTTAGATGCAGGGGCTGTAGACTTTATCGCAAAGATAGCTGGGCCAATATCAAATATTGCTGGAATACGTCAAGAAATTGTTGATAAGTGTAGAGCTGCGGCCCGTGTAGATGTTAGCAGACTTTGCCACAAGGGATCGGTTCGTGCGCCTAATCCTGTTTATCCTTCTCCAGTTATTTCTCCAGCATTGCCAGAACGCATCATAGCTATTGGTACTTCAACCGGAGGGCCAAGGGCATTACAAGAAATTCTAACTCGTCTTCCTGGTAATCTCGGCTGTGGCATTGTGATTGTTCAGCATATGCCACCTGGTTTCACGAAGTCCTTAGCTGACAGATTGAATAGTTTGTCCGCATTGGAAGTGAAAGAGGCTGAGACAAATGACATAATCCGTCCAGGTTTGGTGTTAATCGCACCAGGAGACTCTCATATGACATTAGCTCGTAGTGGTGCCCAAACTATTATTGTTCTTGGCAAAGAACCCCCTATTGGCGGACATCGTCCTGCTGTTGATCCAATGATGGAATCAGTTGCCAAGATTTATGGCGCAGGGGCGATTGGTGTGCTGCTAACTGGCATGGGACACGACGGGGCCAAGGGTATGCAGCAGATAAAACGGCAAAATGGCATCACCATAGCGGAACATGCATCTACGACCGTGGTCAACGGTATGCCAAAATCAGCAATTGAACTAGGTGTTGTTGATGTGGTAATGCCCCTTCACGATATAGCAGCAGAAATTGTTAAAAAAACGCAAAGCAAAACGGGAGGTGTTTAA
- a CDS encoding flagellar brake protein → MTIESSNVIKINQLVDIYLTHNLRGKHYRSRIEEVHSHHLVLAMPFDKGFPVYASVGSPVYGKVITDSAPYLFVSHYIEKQMTPLPVWIISPPTEITKIQQREYVRIDAKLQATVTLIDQEEELPPAKLTINDISGGGVRLISLQPYPVGVNLLITFEIPGQEIIETIGQVVRSEQPQTDRTVYWIGVKYVGLQERQRNKIIKYVFQKQLERHRRGF, encoded by the coding sequence ATGACAATCGAATCGTCTAATGTTATAAAAATTAACCAGTTAGTCGACATTTATTTAACGCATAATCTTCGTGGCAAACATTATCGTAGCCGAATTGAAGAAGTTCACTCCCATCATCTAGTGCTAGCAATGCCTTTTGATAAAGGCTTCCCCGTATACGCTTCAGTTGGATCACCAGTCTATGGCAAAGTTATTACAGACTCAGCGCCGTATCTATTCGTCAGTCACTATATAGAAAAGCAAATGACACCATTGCCTGTTTGGATTATTTCGCCGCCTACTGAAATTACTAAGATCCAACAACGTGAGTATGTCCGCATTGATGCAAAACTTCAAGCAACAGTTACGCTTATTGACCAAGAAGAGGAGTTGCCGCCTGCTAAGCTGACTATAAATGATATTAGCGGTGGCGGAGTTCGTTTAATTTCGCTGCAGCCCTATCCTGTCGGTGTTAACCTTTTGATAACTTTTGAAATTCCAGGCCAGGAGATAATTGAAACAATCGGCCAGGTAGTACGCTCCGAACAACCACAGACCGATCGAACTGTCTATTGGATAGGTGTGAAGTACGTTGGATTGCAAGAGCGGCAACGAAACAAGATCATCAAATATGTGTTTCAAAAGCAACTGGAACGTCACCGTCGAGGTTTTTAG
- a CDS encoding MinD/ParA family protein, which produces MHDQAEKLRQIVQTTREIPRSRIIKNSSGSNARVITVTSGKGGVGKTNFTVNLALALAELDQRVLLIDADLGMANVDVVLGCSAKYSILNLLEDQYTLRDVVAEGPCGIKFMTGGSGIYHLANLNTMQLQRITSQITQFDNWADIILIDTGAGINQNVLNFVMAADEVIIITTPEPTAITDAYAMMKAYVSNKGSSPLNLVVNRVLTRDEGQSVVDKLNKVATRFLGQTINELGFVYEDQNVVKSVKNQTPFLLAYPDSISARCVKKIANRLLYGENNISHPRGIKGFFDKILRLW; this is translated from the coding sequence ATGCACGATCAAGCAGAAAAACTTCGTCAAATTGTGCAAACCACTCGTGAAATACCCAGAAGTCGAATTATTAAGAACAGCAGTGGCTCAAATGCGCGTGTTATCACCGTTACTAGCGGCAAAGGTGGCGTTGGCAAAACTAATTTTACCGTTAATTTAGCCTTAGCTCTGGCGGAATTAGATCAACGAGTGCTGCTAATTGATGCCGATCTAGGCATGGCTAACGTGGATGTCGTACTTGGATGTTCAGCCAAATATAGTATTCTAAATTTGCTAGAGGATCAATACACGCTGCGTGATGTGGTTGCCGAAGGGCCTTGTGGAATCAAGTTTATGACAGGTGGATCTGGCATATATCATCTGGCTAACTTAAACACTATGCAATTGCAGCGAATTACCTCCCAAATAACACAATTTGATAATTGGGCCGATATTATTCTTATTGACACTGGTGCAGGCATAAATCAAAATGTCTTGAACTTTGTAATGGCTGCGGATGAAGTGATTATCATAACAACTCCAGAGCCGACAGCAATCACCGACGCCTATGCGATGATGAAAGCCTACGTCAGCAACAAGGGCTCGTCACCGCTAAACCTAGTAGTGAACCGTGTCCTTACTCGCGATGAAGGTCAAAGCGTCGTAGACAAGTTAAATAAGGTTGCTACGCGTTTTCTTGGTCAAACGATAAATGAGTTAGGCTTTGTATATGAAGATCAAAACGTGGTTAAATCGGTTAAAAATCAGACTCCGTTCTTGCTGGCTTATCCTGACTCTATCTCAGCCCGATGTGTTAAAAAAATCGCTAATCGTTTGCTCTATGGTGAAAACAACATTTCCCACCCTCGCGGTATTAAGGGATTCTTCGATAAAATCTTACGGCTGTGGTAA
- the flhF gene encoding flagellar biosynthesis protein FlhF, producing the protein MKVKVFCANTMQDAINQVKTDLGRDAVILQTRRLKKGGLFGFFAKEQFEVMAAIDNIAKVAVQQPNPSYYPNTPPPAKSFSPHEDHGILALRQDVSNLQKLMEHVVTALPGTAPTASPLVDLLISNDVEPDVARVLTQGLPEIMDESRLVIMKELLRDRISGRLKRVEIISPHNASCQIAAFIGPTGVGKTTTIAKLAANFSLKEGRRVALITADTYRIAALEQLKTYGDIIGVPLDIVYTPQELREAIARHRDKDLILVDTAGRSPKNQQQLQELQTLLAVEPSMQVHLVMSTTTKYREALEVVNRFSECSPTKFLFTKVDEAANIGTIINLLYRFPMSLSYITTGQNVPDDIEIADPQKLANLLSRN; encoded by the coding sequence ATGAAAGTCAAAGTGTTTTGTGCTAATACCATGCAAGATGCGATTAATCAAGTCAAAACCGATTTAGGACGGGACGCCGTTATACTGCAAACTCGCAGGTTGAAAAAAGGAGGACTCTTTGGCTTTTTTGCAAAAGAACAGTTTGAAGTGATGGCTGCCATTGACAATATAGCGAAAGTAGCTGTTCAACAGCCAAATCCATCATACTATCCAAATACTCCACCACCTGCTAAATCTTTTTCGCCTCATGAAGATCATGGAATCCTTGCTTTACGCCAAGATGTCTCAAATCTGCAAAAATTGATGGAACATGTGGTTACTGCTCTGCCAGGAACTGCACCTACAGCTTCTCCCTTAGTCGACCTATTGATTAGCAATGACGTTGAGCCTGATGTGGCCCGAGTACTAACCCAAGGATTGCCTGAAATCATGGACGAATCGCGATTAGTAATTATGAAAGAGTTACTTAGAGACCGGATCAGTGGTCGCCTTAAACGGGTCGAAATTATCAGTCCACACAATGCTTCTTGCCAAATCGCTGCGTTTATTGGTCCTACTGGTGTCGGCAAAACAACTACAATCGCGAAATTAGCAGCGAATTTCTCTCTTAAGGAGGGACGACGCGTTGCATTAATTACTGCTGACACTTATCGCATTGCCGCTCTGGAACAATTGAAAACATATGGTGACATAATTGGCGTTCCACTGGATATCGTGTATACGCCCCAAGAGTTAAGAGAAGCAATCGCCCGTCATCGTGATAAAGATCTCATCTTGGTTGATACGGCAGGCCGTAGTCCGAAAAACCAGCAGCAACTTCAGGAACTGCAGACTTTGCTCGCTGTGGAACCGTCTATGCAGGTTCATCTGGTTATGAGTACGACCACCAAGTATAGGGAAGCGCTCGAAGTGGTTAACCGTTTCTCCGAGTGTTCACCGACCAAATTTCTGTTTACTAAGGTTGATGAGGCAGCAAATATCGGAACTATCATTAACCTGCTGTATCGTTTTCCAATGTCCCTGTCTTATATCACGACAGGACAAAACGTACCAGATGATATCGAAATTGCTGATCCACAAAAACTTGCAAATCTGCTTTCGAGGAATTAG
- the flhB gene encoding flagellar biosynthesis protein FlhB: MECIATFTASLPCSSGKTGRLVFDLQRFNGEKTEDATAKRKSEARQKGQVAKSAELNSAFIILSAFFALKMLGPHIYSSLTAFMKYIFSSLSTFSTQDLTIQIIITLFLDISLIFFQVTMPIMLSITIISIAINFMQVGFTLTFEPLLLNFDRLNPLTGLQRLVSKRALVELVKSLFKIAIIGYFVYRFINREILFIPKLLGVELVDSLQYIAGLTTDLALQIGGVILVLAALDYFYQWWEHNQSLKMSKQEVKEEFKQTEGNPQIKGKIKERQRAMAMRRMMQEVPTASVVVTNPTHFAVALKYQKDMAAPIIVAKGQDFIAAKIKEVARAHKVAIVENKFLARSLYSNAEIGDVIPPHLYQAVAEVLAYVYRLNKKLS, translated from the coding sequence ATGGAATGTATCGCGACATTTACCGCATCTTTACCTTGTTCATCAGGTAAAACGGGCAGATTAGTTTTTGATCTGCAGCGATTTAATGGTGAGAAAACGGAAGATGCGACTGCTAAGCGAAAATCCGAAGCTCGTCAAAAGGGTCAGGTAGCCAAGAGCGCTGAACTTAATTCTGCGTTTATCATTCTGAGTGCGTTCTTTGCTCTTAAAATGCTTGGTCCTCACATTTACTCATCATTGACAGCTTTTATGAAATATATTTTTTCCAGTTTATCGACGTTTTCAACACAAGATTTGACAATACAGATAATCATTACACTCTTTCTTGACATTTCACTTATCTTTTTTCAAGTGACCATGCCAATCATGCTAAGTATCACAATAATTTCTATCGCCATCAATTTCATGCAGGTAGGGTTTACGTTAACGTTTGAACCATTATTGCTAAATTTTGATCGTCTCAACCCGCTTACCGGATTGCAACGGCTGGTTTCCAAACGTGCATTAGTTGAATTAGTTAAATCACTATTTAAAATAGCCATTATTGGCTATTTCGTCTATCGGTTCATTAACAGAGAAATTTTATTCATTCCCAAATTACTTGGAGTTGAACTGGTGGATTCACTTCAGTATATCGCTGGACTAACTACTGATCTAGCACTTCAGATCGGTGGTGTAATTTTGGTTCTTGCCGCTCTCGACTACTTTTATCAATGGTGGGAACATAATCAAAGCTTAAAAATGAGTAAGCAAGAAGTAAAAGAAGAATTCAAACAGACTGAAGGTAATCCTCAGATAAAAGGCAAGATCAAAGAACGCCAGCGGGCTATGGCAATGCGCAGGATGATGCAAGAGGTCCCAACTGCTTCTGTTGTTGTCACCAATCCAACACATTTTGCCGTTGCCCTTAAATATCAGAAAGATATGGCTGCACCGATTATTGTTGCTAAAGGACAAGATTTTATCGCAGCTAAGATCAAAGAAGTTGCCCGAGCCCATAAAGTTGCTATAGTCGAAAACAAGTTCTTGGCGCGTTCTCTCTACAGCAACGCAGAAATAGGGGATGTCATTCCACCACATCTATATCAAGCGGTCGCTGAAGTGTTGGCATATGTTTACCGTCTCAATAAAAAGTTGTCTTAG
- the fliR gene encoding flagellar biosynthetic protein FliR, which produces MDAIILLQYQLALFLLIFVRISGMLLIAPIFGSRNIPGPMKAGLSLFLTLTVLPLLAAGPGPTIPQTLIPYIFLLGSELLFGLIIGFASSLVFSAVQMTGSLLDMQVGFGVVNIFDPQVGQQVPLIGNFKYILALILFLTVNGHHVLLTAIVDSFKLVPITGIVFNGLIAEVMVDMISGIFIFAVQITIPVLAAVIITDIALGILARTMPQMNVFVVGVPAKIIVGIFVLSVTLPFFMLFLEAGLHGMYRDIYRIFTLFIR; this is translated from the coding sequence GTGGACGCAATAATTTTGTTACAATACCAACTCGCTTTATTCTTATTAATTTTTGTACGTATTAGCGGCATGCTTCTTATTGCTCCAATCTTTGGCAGCCGAAATATTCCAGGACCGATGAAAGCTGGTTTATCTTTGTTTTTAACGCTAACAGTTCTACCACTTCTTGCAGCAGGGCCTGGACCGACAATTCCCCAAACCTTGATCCCTTACATATTTTTGCTTGGTAGCGAGCTATTATTTGGCTTAATAATTGGCTTTGCCAGCTCACTGGTATTTTCCGCAGTGCAGATGACAGGAAGTTTACTTGACATGCAAGTTGGTTTTGGAGTTGTCAATATATTTGATCCACAAGTGGGTCAACAGGTACCGTTAATCGGCAACTTTAAGTATATTTTAGCACTGATACTGTTTTTAACAGTCAACGGCCATCATGTTCTTTTAACCGCTATTGTCGATAGCTTTAAACTCGTTCCAATCACTGGAATTGTATTTAACGGTTTGATCGCAGAAGTGATGGTTGACATGATCAGCGGGATATTCATATTTGCCGTACAAATTACCATTCCCGTCCTTGCTGCAGTAATTATCACAGATATTGCTTTGGGTATTCTGGCACGAACTATGCCGCAAATGAATGTATTTGTCGTTGGAGTGCCGGCTAAGATAATTGTCGGCATTTTTGTCCTATCAGTCACTCTGCCCTTTTTTATGCTGTTCTTGGAGGCTGGGTTACATGGAATGTATCGCGACATTTACCGCATCTTTACCTTGTTCATCAGGTAA
- the fliQ gene encoding flagellar biosynthesis protein FliQ, whose amino-acid sequence MSGDFAVQVGRDALLMVMLVSAPMLGLGLLVGILVSIFQATTSIQEQTLVFIPKIIAIFVAILLFGPWILSMLVDYTRNIFLILPQMVR is encoded by the coding sequence ATGTCAGGAGATTTTGCTGTACAAGTAGGGCGCGATGCTTTACTAATGGTAATGCTAGTATCCGCTCCTATGTTAGGGCTGGGATTATTAGTAGGTATTCTTGTTAGTATATTTCAGGCAACAACATCAATACAGGAGCAGACACTGGTTTTTATTCCTAAGATTATCGCTATCTTTGTTGCCATTCTTTTATTTGGTCCTTGGATTCTCAGTATGCTGGTAGATTATACTCGTAATATTTTCCTAATTCTACCGCAAATGGTTCGCTGA